One window of Caldisericum exile AZM16c01 genomic DNA carries:
- the secA gene encoding preprotein translocase subunit SecA, producing the protein MLLDFLDPVKRNLKKYWDIVSKINEVEEVISPLSNEDLAKKTEEFKERLARGETTSDILIDAFAVVREVAKRTLNMRHFDVQILGGLVLFYGGIAEMKTGEGKTLVATLPLYLNALEGHGGHLVTVNDYLAKRDALWMGPIYKFLGLTVGVIQHEEAFLVDWDDKEKFTVKLVPCTRKVAYLADVTYGTNNEFGFDYLRDHLVVSPEDMVQRELYYAIVDEVDSILIDEARTPLIISGPAEESTEMYYVAKKVADNLIRDVDYETDEKLKTTSLTQDGVKKIEKLLHIDNLYDERFVDLVKHINQALRAKEFFHRDVDYIVKDGEVIIVDEFTGRLMFGRRYSDGLHQAIEAKEGLRVQSENQTLATITFQNYFRMYKKLAGMTGTALTEAREFKEIYNLDVYVIPTNKPVIRVDHPDVVYKTEDAKFRAIVRKIEELYKKGQPVLVGTRSIEKSERLSKMLKRLGIPHNVLNAKYHEKEAEIIKDAGQYKAVTIATNMAGRGVDIKLGEGVAELGGLFVLGTERHEARRIDNQLRGRSGRQGDPGESQFYLSLEDELMRLFGGDQVKSILTTLKVDEDEPIEHPLLSRIIENAQKKVEAYNFSIRKNLLDYDNVLEKQREVIYKEREKILKEPSIRDEIVDMIKEVIASTVSAHFVEEDLDEERKTELEKALSNLMGRNIKLGELTNVKKDELIEQIEDLAVKLYEEKEACFTPDVMRSVEKYLLLRNIDSNWKDHLYAMDELKEGIGLRAYGQKDPLLEYQIESRSLFDAMLDRIKYDTVFMLYRVELAPKEEEKSKIDKVNKKKKR; encoded by the coding sequence ATGCTGTTAGATTTTTTAGATCCAGTAAAAAGAAATCTCAAAAAGTACTGGGATATTGTTAGTAAAATAAATGAGGTTGAAGAAGTTATCTCTCCTTTAAGTAACGAAGATTTAGCGAAAAAAACCGAAGAATTTAAAGAGAGGCTTGCAAGAGGAGAAACAACATCAGATATTCTTATTGATGCCTTCGCTGTCGTAAGAGAAGTTGCAAAGCGTACGCTTAATATGCGCCACTTCGACGTCCAAATTCTCGGAGGTCTTGTATTATTTTACGGCGGTATTGCCGAGATGAAAACAGGTGAGGGTAAAACGCTTGTTGCAACACTACCTTTGTATCTCAATGCTCTTGAAGGCCATGGAGGGCATCTCGTAACAGTCAATGATTACCTTGCAAAAAGAGATGCTCTCTGGATGGGTCCTATTTACAAGTTTTTGGGTCTTACGGTTGGCGTTATCCAGCATGAAGAAGCTTTTCTTGTAGATTGGGATGATAAAGAAAAGTTTACTGTAAAACTTGTTCCATGCACAAGGAAAGTTGCATACCTTGCAGATGTGACATATGGAACAAACAATGAATTTGGCTTTGACTATCTGAGGGATCACCTTGTTGTTTCGCCTGAAGACATGGTTCAAAGAGAACTTTACTATGCTATTGTTGATGAAGTTGATAGTATTCTTATAGATGAAGCGAGAACGCCTTTGATTATCTCTGGCCCTGCAGAAGAATCAACAGAAATGTACTATGTTGCTAAAAAGGTTGCAGATAATCTTATAAGGGATGTTGATTACGAAACAGACGAAAAGTTGAAGACAACATCCCTCACGCAAGATGGTGTCAAGAAAATAGAAAAATTACTTCATATCGATAACTTATATGACGAACGTTTTGTTGATCTTGTAAAGCATATTAATCAAGCATTGAGAGCAAAAGAATTTTTCCACAGGGACGTTGATTACATAGTAAAAGATGGTGAAGTGATAATTGTTGATGAGTTTACTGGAAGACTCATGTTTGGAAGGCGTTATAGTGACGGACTTCACCAGGCTATAGAAGCAAAAGAAGGATTAAGGGTACAAAGCGAAAATCAGACACTTGCAACTATCACATTTCAGAATTATTTCAGAATGTATAAAAAACTTGCGGGCATGACTGGAACTGCATTAACTGAGGCACGAGAATTTAAGGAAATTTACAATCTTGACGTTTATGTAATTCCAACAAACAAACCAGTTATAAGAGTTGACCATCCCGATGTTGTATATAAAACTGAAGATGCTAAATTTAGAGCGATTGTAAGAAAAATTGAAGAACTTTACAAGAAAGGCCAACCTGTCCTTGTTGGAACAAGGTCAATAGAGAAATCTGAGCGACTTTCTAAGATGCTTAAGCGACTTGGGATACCTCATAATGTCCTTAATGCAAAATATCACGAAAAGGAAGCAGAAATTATAAAGGATGCTGGTCAGTATAAGGCTGTAACAATTGCAACAAACATGGCAGGGCGTGGCGTTGATATAAAACTTGGCGAAGGTGTTGCCGAATTAGGTGGATTGTTTGTATTAGGAACCGAGCGACACGAAGCAAGAAGAATTGATAATCAATTAAGAGGGCGTTCAGGAAGACAGGGTGATCCTGGCGAATCACAGTTCTATCTATCACTTGAAGATGAATTAATGAGACTTTTTGGTGGAGATCAGGTAAAATCCATTTTAACAACGCTAAAAGTTGACGAAGATGAACCTATTGAGCATCCACTACTTTCAAGAATAATAGAAAATGCGCAGAAGAAGGTAGAGGCATATAACTTTAGTATTAGAAAGAATCTTCTTGACTATGACAATGTTCTTGAAAAGCAGAGAGAGGTAATCTACAAGGAAAGAGAAAAAATTCTAAAAGAACCTTCCATAAGAGATGAGATTGTTGACATGATAAAAGAAGTAATTGCCTCAACAGTTAGTGCACACTTTGTTGAAGAAGATCTCGACGAAGAAAGAAAAACTGAACTTGAAAAGGCGCTTTCAAATCTTATGGGTAGAAATATTAAACTTGGAGAACTTACGAATGTCAAAAAGGATGAGCTGATAGAACAAATTGAGGATCTCGCAGTTAAGTTATACGAAGAAAAGGAAGCGTGCTTTACTCCTGATGTTATGAGGAGCGTTGAAAAATATCTTCTTCTTAGAAATATAGACTCTAATTGGAAAGACCACCTCTATGCAATGGATGAATTAAAAGAAGGAATTGGTCTTAGAGCATATGGCCAAAAGGATCCTCTTCTTGAATATCAAATTGAAAGTAGATCGCTTTTTGATGCTATGCTTGATAGGATAAAATACGATACGGTATTCATGCTTTATCGAGTAGAGCTTGCCCCAAAAGAAGAGGAGAAAAGCAAAATCGACAAAGTTAATAAAAAGAAGAAAAGATGA
- the hpf gene encoding ribosome hibernation-promoting factor, HPF/YfiA family translates to MEITITAKGIEKLPDFTEEEIKKKIGKLEKYFDNIQQANVVISKVRGIFEMEVTIFASQKIIRGVGKGSLIDEALDNVVEKLETQVKKLRDRLKGEKRISKEEIFGNIEEEESEFPRITKIKTFPVKPMSLEEAMLQIELLGHDFFIFRDEETNEINVLYRRKDGNYGLIKPQ, encoded by the coding sequence ATGGAGATAACAATCACAGCGAAAGGTATTGAGAAGTTGCCAGACTTTACAGAAGAAGAAATTAAGAAAAAAATTGGAAAGTTAGAAAAGTATTTTGATAACATTCAGCAGGCAAATGTAGTAATTAGTAAAGTTCGGGGCATTTTTGAAATGGAAGTGACAATTTTTGCTTCTCAGAAAATAATAAGAGGTGTTGGTAAAGGCTCTTTGATAGATGAAGCACTTGATAACGTTGTTGAAAAGCTTGAGACGCAGGTTAAAAAATTAAGAGATAGGTTGAAGGGTGAAAAACGTATTTCTAAAGAAGAGATTTTTGGAAATATAGAAGAAGAGGAAAGTGAATTCCCAAGAATAACAAAGATAAAGACTTTCCCAGTAAAACCAATGAGTCTGGAAGAAGCTATGCTTCAAATAGAACTGTTAGGGCATGACTTTTTCATTTTTAGAGATGAAGAAACAAACGAAATTAACGTTTTATATAGAAGAAAGGACGGTAACTACGGTTTAATTAAGCCGCAATAA
- the prfB gene encoding peptide chain release factor 2, whose translation MITDETKRQILETIEKIEALLDPVWLKEHEDAVKALESKTLNPDFWKSPDSKETLKLLSMTKKEIAKFKQLETVKNDLNTLLELYEEAEEHLDKEAQEVLFDANKLVKEFEIERFLSEPYDDLNAFVSFSSGAGGVDAQDWTEMLLKMYLRFFEKKGFEAKIIDQTVGEEAGIKSATVYVKGEFAYGLLKGESGVHRLVRISPFDANRRRHTSFALVEVVPDLGEVEDIEIDEKDLKIEIFRASGHGGQNVQKVETAVRITHIPTGITATCQDERSQTQNKAMAMKILKSRLMLLEKKKQEETLKGLKGAFRSIEWGNEIRSYVLQPYKLVKDHRTGVEIGNVDEVLEGELDEFIWAYLKSKK comes from the coding sequence ATGATTACAGACGAAACAAAGAGACAGATTTTAGAGACAATCGAAAAAATCGAAGCTCTTCTTGACCCTGTATGGCTCAAAGAACATGAAGATGCTGTAAAAGCATTGGAAAGTAAGACTCTAAATCCTGATTTTTGGAAGAGTCCTGATTCAAAAGAGACTTTAAAGCTTTTGTCAATGACTAAAAAAGAAATTGCAAAATTCAAACAACTTGAAACCGTTAAAAACGACCTAAATACGCTTCTGGAACTGTACGAAGAAGCCGAAGAACATCTCGATAAAGAAGCCCAGGAAGTTCTTTTCGATGCAAATAAACTTGTAAAAGAGTTTGAAATAGAGAGATTTTTAAGTGAACCATATGATGATCTTAATGCGTTTGTTTCGTTCTCGTCAGGTGCAGGCGGTGTTGATGCACAGGATTGGACTGAGATGCTCTTAAAAATGTATTTGAGGTTTTTTGAGAAAAAGGGATTTGAGGCAAAAATCATTGATCAAACTGTTGGAGAAGAGGCAGGCATAAAGAGTGCAACTGTTTACGTTAAAGGAGAATTTGCATACGGACTTCTTAAAGGCGAATCTGGAGTTCACAGACTTGTGAGAATCTCTCCTTTCGATGCAAACAGAAGAAGACATACCTCCTTTGCACTTGTTGAGGTTGTGCCAGATCTTGGGGAAGTTGAAGATATAGAAATTGATGAGAAGGATTTAAAGATTGAAATTTTTAGGGCAAGTGGACATGGAGGACAAAACGTCCAAAAAGTTGAAACAGCAGTAAGAATTACTCATATACCAACTGGCATTACTGCAACCTGTCAGGACGAGCGTTCACAAACTCAGAATAAGGCAATGGCAATGAAAATCCTAAAATCTAGACTAATGCTTCTTGAAAAGAAAAAACAAGAAGAAACTTTAAAAGGTTTAAAAGGTGCTTTTCGTTCAATTGAATGGGGAAATGAGATTCGCTCATATGTGCTACAGCCCTATAAACTTGTGAAAGATCATCGAACAGGAGTTGAGATAGGAAATGTTGATGAGGTTTTAGAAGGAGAACTTGATGAGTTCATCTGGGCTTACCTTAAATCCAAGAAATAA
- the surE gene encoding 5'/3'-nucleotidase SurE, whose product MNILITNDDGIESEGLKVLARNLIKLGNIYVVAPQKPQSAGSHATTLHKPLRAEKYPLHIGEKLSLRVSGTPADCVLLAIDVFINEPIDIVVSGINKGPNLGDDIIYSGTVAGAREGAINKILSFAISVNDFENPNFELAANVSTKIIDKLSKIVGSKTTYFNINFPNTNRITGIKFAKLSRRRYKNRVFIGKDPFQKEFYWIGGVLEDPYEEGTDSKYVKEGYATITPLLIDQTDYTMLEALSKVNLEI is encoded by the coding sequence ATGAACATTCTGATTACTAATGACGACGGGATTGAATCGGAAGGGTTGAAAGTACTTGCAAGAAACCTAATTAAGTTGGGCAATATTTATGTTGTTGCACCACAAAAACCGCAGAGCGCAGGAAGTCATGCAACAACCCTGCACAAACCTTTACGTGCTGAAAAATATCCACTTCACATTGGAGAAAAATTATCACTTCGGGTTTCAGGAACTCCAGCCGATTGTGTCCTCCTTGCTATTGATGTATTTATAAATGAGCCCATAGACATAGTTGTTTCAGGTATAAACAAGGGTCCAAACCTCGGTGACGATATTATATACTCAGGAACAGTTGCGGGAGCAAGAGAGGGAGCAATAAATAAAATTCTTTCTTTTGCGATTTCTGTAAATGATTTCGAAAATCCAAATTTCGAATTGGCAGCAAATGTTTCAACAAAAATTATTGATAAACTTTCAAAAATAGTAGGTTCTAAAACTACCTACTTCAATATTAATTTCCCAAACACAAACAGAATTACTGGTATAAAATTTGCAAAATTATCAAGAAGAAGGTATAAAAATAGAGTTTTTATTGGAAAGGATCCTTTTCAAAAGGAATTCTATTGGATTGGCGGTGTTCTTGAAGACCCATACGAAGAAGGAACAGATTCAAAATACGTAAAAGAGGGGTATGCTACAATTACCCCTCTCCTTATCGATCAAACCGACTATACTATGTTAGAAGCACTTTCAAAAGTCAACTTAGAGATTTAA
- the alr gene encoding alanine racemase — protein sequence MDNEIEMNRPTWVEVDLQSIRNNFLKIKEKVFFRDVICVVKADAYGLGASKIAATLEEVGADGFAVASMEEALTLRESQIKKPILVLGYVDTRNLHLASLNEIRITLFDKDFIKRLKEYRNETPLKIHVKIDTGMHRLGISLEEVPFVFEELSKFKSVIVEGVYTHFASADSDPDYTRFQISQFNRVLEYLKERNACPKVVHAANSAAVLNFEKAYYTAVRPGILLYGITPNHQKIQLESDFKEAVSIKTRIVKVSYYKKGERISYGGTYQTEKESLIATVPIGYADFIPRNLSNKGYVLVKGLKAPIVGVITMDMMMIDVTGFPYIHPGNEVVIVGSQGENKITMEEFATLSNTIPYEILTRLNKRIKRIYK from the coding sequence ATGGATAACGAAATTGAAATGAATAGGCCTACATGGGTTGAAGTAGATTTGCAATCTATAAGGAATAACTTTTTGAAAATAAAAGAAAAGGTCTTCTTTCGAGATGTGATTTGTGTTGTGAAGGCAGATGCATATGGATTAGGAGCATCAAAAATTGCAGCCACTTTAGAAGAAGTAGGTGCAGACGGATTCGCTGTTGCTTCAATGGAGGAGGCATTAACACTGCGAGAGTCTCAAATTAAAAAACCAATACTTGTTCTTGGATATGTGGACACAAGAAATCTCCATCTTGCATCTCTAAATGAAATTCGAATAACGCTTTTTGATAAGGACTTCATAAAACGTCTTAAAGAGTACAGGAATGAAACACCTCTGAAAATACATGTAAAAATTGACACTGGCATGCATAGACTTGGAATTTCTTTAGAGGAGGTTCCATTTGTATTTGAGGAGTTAAGCAAGTTTAAAAGTGTGATTGTTGAAGGTGTGTATACACACTTTGCTTCTGCAGATTCCGATCCTGATTATACTAGGTTTCAAATAAGCCAATTTAATAGGGTGCTTGAATATTTAAAGGAAAGAAATGCATGTCCAAAAGTAGTGCATGCTGCAAACAGTGCTGCAGTTTTGAATTTTGAAAAGGCATACTATACAGCAGTAAGGCCAGGAATTCTTCTTTATGGTATTACTCCCAATCATCAAAAAATCCAATTAGAAAGTGATTTCAAAGAAGCAGTATCTATAAAAACAAGGATTGTCAAAGTTTCGTATTACAAGAAAGGAGAAAGGATTAGTTACGGTGGAACATATCAAACAGAAAAAGAGTCTCTCATTGCAACTGTTCCAATCGGGTATGCGGATTTTATTCCAAGAAATCTCTCAAATAAGGGTTATGTGCTTGTTAAGGGACTTAAAGCGCCAATTGTTGGAGTCATTACCATGGATATGATGATGATTGATGTTACGGGATTTCCTTATATACATCCTGGCAATGAAGTTGTTATTGTAGGAAGTCAGGGGGAAAATAAGATTACAATGGAAGAATTTGCAACGCTCTCAAATACAATCCCTTATGAAATTTTGACACGTCTCAACAAGCGGATTAAACGTATCTATAAATGA
- a CDS encoding M24 family metallopeptidase has translation MQKLFEKIENTNVDALFVSKIQNVRYITHFTGEEGFAIIIPPKIYLLVDSRFTEQAHLEVKESVEVVEWSDLKEAISSILTKNKVHFLAIEEGSLKFSTYKLLSQLGFLVLVGTFDLIEEIRMIKEDWELEKIRTACDISTKAFLETLKFLKEGISELEISAELEYRFKKFGGEKPSFDTIVASGERGALPHGVASKKHINAHEPIVFDFGVFFEGFASDTTRVVSIGEVSQEVRDVYKVLMEAQRIGREVAKEGILASNVDKTVRDFLSEKGFGSYFTHGLGHGVGLEIHELPYVNARSKYTLLRNMVITIEPGLYFPNKYGLRLEDTVIVKEDSIENLIDLPHEIIVV, from the coding sequence ATGCAAAAACTATTTGAAAAAATTGAAAATACAAATGTTGATGCATTATTTGTTAGTAAAATTCAGAATGTAAGATATATTACTCATTTTACAGGGGAAGAGGGATTTGCAATTATAATTCCTCCAAAAATTTATTTACTGGTGGATTCTCGTTTTACAGAGCAAGCCCATCTTGAGGTCAAAGAAAGTGTTGAAGTAGTAGAGTGGTCTGATTTGAAAGAAGCAATTTCTTCGATTTTAACAAAGAATAAAGTGCATTTTCTTGCAATTGAAGAGGGAAGCTTGAAATTTTCTACTTATAAGTTACTTTCTCAACTCGGTTTTCTTGTCCTTGTTGGAACATTTGATTTAATAGAAGAAATTAGAATGATTAAAGAGGATTGGGAGCTTGAAAAAATTAGGACTGCATGTGATATTTCTACCAAAGCATTTCTTGAGACTCTTAAATTCCTTAAAGAGGGAATTTCCGAACTTGAAATATCTGCAGAACTTGAATACCGTTTCAAAAAGTTTGGTGGCGAAAAACCATCTTTTGACACAATAGTTGCATCAGGAGAAAGAGGTGCTTTACCTCACGGGGTTGCATCCAAAAAACATATTAATGCTCACGAACCTATTGTTTTCGATTTCGGGGTGTTCTTCGAAGGTTTTGCTTCCGATACAACGCGTGTTGTCTCTATTGGTGAGGTATCACAAGAGGTTCGTGATGTATACAAAGTCTTAATGGAGGCTCAAAGAATTGGAAGGGAAGTTGCAAAGGAAGGTATTTTAGCATCAAATGTTGACAAAACAGTTCGTGACTTTCTTTCAGAGAAAGGCTTTGGGTCGTACTTTACTCATGGTCTTGGACACGGTGTCGGACTTGAAATTCACGAGCTTCCTTATGTAAACGCAAGGTCAAAATATACACTTTTAAGAAATATGGTAATAACAATCGAACCCGGATTATACTTTCCAAATAAATATGGCTTAAGGCTTGAGGATACTGTAATAGTTAAAGAAGACTCGATTGAGAATCTTATAGATCTTCCTCACGAAATAATTGTTGTTTAA
- a CDS encoding cell division ATP-binding protein FtsE: protein MIELKNVSKVYPNGTIALDKVNLKFNKGDFVILMGESGAGKTTLLKIIRGDEEPTEGTVLFEGVDIQRYNRTSLRRKIGFAFQDLTLIDDRTVFDNVSLPMQFRGASFREIHNKVEAVLSEVRLREKMYKLVKELSYGEKQRVSIARALIYEPIVLLLDEPTGNLDVDTARAVLNFVEVLNERGTTVIMSTHHLIEFGNKPKGIIKIRKGRIVGKEYV, encoded by the coding sequence ATGATAGAATTAAAAAATGTTTCTAAAGTTTACCCAAATGGAACAATCGCACTCGATAAAGTAAATTTAAAATTTAACAAAGGTGATTTTGTAATTCTTATGGGAGAGTCTGGTGCTGGTAAAACTACCCTTTTGAAAATAATAAGAGGTGATGAAGAGCCAACCGAAGGTACCGTCCTTTTTGAAGGGGTAGATATTCAAAGATACAACAGAACAAGCCTTCGTAGGAAAATAGGTTTTGCTTTTCAAGATTTGACTTTAATTGATGACAGAACTGTGTTTGATAATGTCTCTCTGCCAATGCAATTTCGTGGAGCAAGTTTTAGAGAAATTCATAATAAAGTTGAGGCTGTTTTAAGCGAAGTCAGACTTAGGGAAAAAATGTATAAACTCGTAAAAGAATTGTCCTATGGAGAAAAACAAAGGGTTTCCATAGCGAGAGCGTTAATTTATGAACCGATTGTACTGTTGCTTGATGAACCTACGGGAAATCTTGACGTGGATACTGCAAGAGCAGTTCTAAATTTTGTTGAGGTCTTGAATGAGAGGGGCACAACCGTTATAATGTCAACACACCATCTAATTGAATTTGGTAATAAACCAAAAGGGATTATTAAAATTAGAAAAGGAAGGATAGTGGGAAAAGAATATGTATAG
- a CDS encoding YitT family protein: MSSSGLTLNPRNKILQTLKEISGIFIGSFIYAIAINVFIQPNHIAPGGFIGIAIILNHYIPFLKVGITVVLMNIPLLILGLKRIGLKFFFGTILGTVLSSILIDILAPFLPSFTTDPMLAALYGGFIMGAGIGIVFRFYASTGGTDLLAQIIYDFTGLPFGQALMVVDVAIIIASGFVFKDINVPLYSIIAELVSNYAIDLAQEGFISYKVLFIITKKGEDIKNRIFEEIGRGVTELEVRGGYTQEPWDLLMIAVIHTEVMKVKRIVIETDPESFTIVGDSSEIIGQGFKSPKERL; this comes from the coding sequence ATGAGTTCATCTGGGCTTACCTTAAATCCAAGAAATAAAATTCTTCAAACCCTAAAAGAAATTTCAGGGATTTTTATTGGCTCTTTTATTTATGCAATAGCAATTAATGTTTTTATTCAACCTAATCACATTGCTCCAGGTGGATTTATAGGTATCGCAATAATCCTAAATCACTATATACCATTTTTAAAGGTTGGTATAACTGTAGTTTTAATGAACATTCCTTTGCTTATTTTAGGTCTTAAAAGGATTGGTTTAAAGTTCTTCTTTGGAACAATTCTCGGAACAGTTCTTTCATCTATCTTAATTGATATTCTTGCTCCGTTTTTACCTTCTTTTACGACAGACCCAATGCTTGCAGCACTTTACGGTGGCTTTATTATGGGTGCTGGTATTGGAATTGTGTTTCGATTTTACGCTTCTACTGGTGGCACAGACTTACTTGCACAAATTATTTATGATTTTACTGGCCTTCCATTTGGTCAGGCTCTTATGGTTGTTGACGTTGCAATAATCATAGCGTCTGGGTTCGTATTCAAAGATATCAATGTACCACTTTATTCTATCATTGCAGAACTTGTTTCCAACTATGCAATTGACCTTGCGCAGGAAGGTTTTATCTCCTATAAAGTTCTTTTTATAATTACAAAAAAGGGTGAAGATATTAAAAACAGAATATTCGAGGAAATTGGAAGGGGTGTTACAGAACTCGAAGTGAGGGGAGGCTATACCCAAGAGCCATGGGATCTTCTTATGATTGCTGTAATCCATACCGAGGTTATGAAAGTGAAGCGAATTGTAATTGAAACTGACCCTGAATCTTTTACAATAGTTGGAGATTCTTCAGAAATTATTGGACAAGGTTTTAAATCACCAAAGGAGAGGTTATGA